The following are from one region of the Candidatus Effluviviaceae Genus V sp. genome:
- the polX gene encoding DNA polymerase/3'-5' exonuclease PolX → MKNLEIAGIFEHLADVIEIKGGEPFRVNAYRRAARVLSDLPEDIAAVAEEGRLTELAGVGKGTAAKIEEYLETGAVSAYDQEMKGVPEGLLELLAIPGLGPKTIGLLWRELDVRSVKGLRRELRRGSIPTLPGMGAKKAENIAAGLRAYASRSGRSTLGSILPTAEAILTDLRGHDAVLAADLAGSVRRRRETIGDIDVLAASNRPGEVIEAFTELSCVEEVLASGETKASARVEGALQVDLRVVEPASYGAALLYFTGSRDHNVHLRGLAQERGARLNEYGLTKGGRKLAGRTEEAVYHKLGLAYIPPELREDRGEIEAAAEGELPDLLTVDVLRGDLHVHSDWSDGLAGIETVARAAKSRGYSYVAITDHSHSLGVANGLSVERLRKQRKEIERVNRSVKGIRVLAGTEVDILSDGTIDFPDEELARLDVVVASIHSGFRQPEDRITKRMVAACGNPHVDIIAHPTGRLLEHREPYAVDLERVMAAAAETGTALEINAHHERLDLNDVNARRAVQMGASLVINTDAHNTDQLWSIELGVATARRGWVESGDVLNTLTPAKLLKRLSDGRASA, encoded by the coding sequence GTGAAGAACCTGGAGATCGCCGGCATCTTCGAGCATCTGGCCGACGTCATCGAGATCAAGGGGGGCGAGCCCTTCCGCGTGAATGCCTACCGGCGCGCCGCCCGCGTCCTGAGCGACCTCCCGGAGGACATCGCGGCCGTCGCCGAGGAGGGACGGCTGACGGAGCTCGCGGGCGTCGGGAAGGGGACGGCGGCCAAGATCGAGGAGTATCTCGAGACGGGAGCGGTCTCCGCGTACGATCAAGAGATGAAGGGCGTGCCCGAGGGGCTGCTCGAGCTTCTCGCGATCCCCGGTCTCGGCCCCAAGACGATCGGCCTCCTCTGGCGCGAGCTCGACGTCCGTTCGGTCAAGGGACTGCGCCGGGAGCTCAGGCGCGGCTCGATTCCAACTCTGCCCGGCATGGGCGCGAAGAAGGCCGAGAACATCGCCGCGGGCCTCAGGGCCTATGCGTCGCGTTCGGGAAGGTCGACCCTCGGTTCGATCCTCCCCACGGCCGAGGCCATACTCACGGATCTTCGAGGGCACGACGCCGTGCTCGCGGCGGACCTGGCGGGGTCGGTCCGGCGGAGACGGGAGACGATCGGCGACATCGATGTGCTGGCGGCGAGCAACCGCCCCGGGGAGGTCATCGAAGCGTTCACGGAGCTCTCCTGCGTCGAGGAGGTTCTCGCCTCCGGTGAGACGAAGGCGAGCGCGCGCGTCGAGGGAGCGCTGCAGGTCGACCTCCGCGTCGTCGAGCCGGCGTCCTACGGTGCGGCGCTTCTCTACTTCACGGGTTCCAGGGACCACAACGTGCATCTGAGAGGTCTCGCGCAGGAGCGCGGCGCCAGACTGAATGAGTACGGCCTCACGAAGGGCGGCCGGAAGCTGGCAGGCCGCACGGAGGAGGCCGTCTACCACAAGCTGGGACTCGCGTACATCCCGCCGGAGCTCAGGGAGGACCGCGGCGAGATCGAGGCCGCGGCGGAGGGGGAGCTTCCCGACCTCCTGACAGTCGACGTCCTTCGGGGCGACCTCCACGTTCACTCCGACTGGAGCGACGGACTCGCCGGCATCGAGACGGTCGCCCGGGCGGCGAAGTCACGCGGGTACTCCTACGTGGCCATCACGGACCACAGCCATTCGCTGGGCGTGGCGAACGGGCTGTCGGTCGAGCGCCTCCGGAAGCAGAGGAAGGAGATCGAGAGGGTCAACCGCTCCGTCAAGGGGATCAGGGTGCTCGCCGGCACCGAGGTCGACATCCTCTCCGACGGGACGATCGACTTCCCGGACGAGGAACTCGCGCGCCTCGACGTCGTGGTCGCTTCGATCCACAGCGGCTTCCGGCAACCCGAGGACAGGATCACGAAGCGGATGGTGGCGGCGTGCGGGAACCCCCACGTCGACATCATCGCGCACCCGACCGGCAGGCTGCTCGAGCACCGTGAGCCGTACGCCGTCGACCTCGAACGCGTGATGGCCGCCGCGGCCGAGACAGGAACGGCGCTCGAGATCAACGCGCATCACGAGCGTCTGGACCTCAACGACGTCAACGCGCGGCGGGCCGTGCAGATGGGCGCGTCCCTCGTCATCAACACGGATGCACACAACACGGACCAGCTCTGGTCGATCGAACTCGGTGTCGCGACCGCCCGTCGGGGCTGGGTCGAGTCCGGGGACGTCCTGAACACGCTCACACCGGCGAAACTCCTGAAGCGGCTGTCGGACGGCCGAGCGTCCGCCTGA